One region of Pantanalinema sp. genomic DNA includes:
- the thiL gene encoding thiamine-phosphate kinase: MGNDETVGGAGEDAAIAAIARVVGPHVLPRGWVGIGDDAAVTEVSTGLAALTTTDLLVEGVHFRRSTTPAWDLGWKAMAVNVSDIAGMGGVPRWATVSLALSPEVPLEWVEAFYRGARALCERYGLFIVGGDTVRSSDGVTIAVTVVGEAQRPLLRTTAEDGDAVIVTGPVGVSAAGLWALEHPERSEVLPFAAREALFAAHRRPDPQVEVGRALSALGDRIALMDNSDGLARSVLWLAGANGLHLELVAEAIPLSPETRSAASAAGVSPLDWGLYGGEDYNLVLTCSQASVSAVLEAIASSKSAGTVVGRCRAAEAGASLKDALGRIVRLEPRRTFQHFG, from the coding sequence ATGGGAAATGATGAGACCGTCGGCGGCGCGGGGGAGGACGCCGCGATCGCCGCGATCGCCCGGGTGGTCGGGCCCCACGTCCTGCCCCGAGGGTGGGTCGGCATCGGCGACGACGCCGCCGTGACCGAGGTGTCCACGGGCCTGGCGGCCCTCACCACCACCGATCTGCTCGTCGAGGGGGTGCACTTTCGCCGCTCGACCACGCCGGCCTGGGATCTGGGCTGGAAGGCCATGGCGGTCAACGTCTCGGACATCGCCGGCATGGGCGGGGTCCCCCGCTGGGCGACGGTGTCGCTGGCGCTCTCTCCCGAGGTCCCCCTGGAGTGGGTCGAGGCCTTCTACCGCGGTGCCCGGGCGCTCTGCGAGCGCTACGGCCTGTTCATCGTCGGCGGGGACACCGTGCGCTCGAGCGACGGCGTCACGATCGCCGTGACGGTGGTCGGAGAGGCGCAGCGTCCCCTCCTGCGGACCACCGCCGAGGACGGCGATGCCGTGATCGTGACCGGCCCGGTGGGGGTGTCGGCGGCGGGGCTGTGGGCCCTGGAGCATCCCGAGCGCTCCGAGGTCCTGCCCTTCGCGGCGCGCGAGGCGCTCTTCGCCGCACACCGGCGCCCGGACCCCCAGGTGGAGGTCGGGCGGGCCCTCTCGGCCCTGGGGGATCGCATCGCCCTGATGGACAACAGCGACGGGCTGGCGCGCTCGGTCCTGTGGCTGGCGGGCGCGAACGGCCTGCACCTGGAGCTTGTGGCCGAGGCCATCCCCCTGAGCCCCGAGACCCGCTCGGCGGCAAGCGCGGCGGGGGTCAGCCCCCTGGACTGGGGCCTGTACGGGGGCGAGGACTACAACCTGGTCCTCACCTGCTCCCAGGCGAGCGTCAGCGCGGTGCTCGAGGCGATCGCCTCGAGCAAGAGCGCGGGGACGGTGGTGGGCCGTTGCCGCGCCGCAGAGGCCGGAGCGAGCCTGAAGGACGCGTTGGGCCGCATCGTGCGCCTCGAGCCGAGGCGCACGTTCCAGCACTTCGGCTGA